The region cacaaccgagcaggtccagaccacgggcccggccagtccggccacaaccgagaaggtccagacaacgggcccggccagcccggccacaaccgagcaggtccagaccacgggcccggccagtccggccacaaccgagcaggtccagaccacgggcccggctagtccggccacaaccgagcaggtccagaccacggaaccggccagtccggccacaaccgagcaggtccagaccacaggcccccccagtccggccacaaccgagcagttccagaccacgggcccagccagtccggccactaccgagcaggtccagaccacgggcccagccagtccggccactaccgagcaggtccagaccacgggccctgccagtccggccactaccgagcaggtccagacaacGGGTCCAGCCAGTcaggccacaaccgagcagatccagaccacgggcccagccagtccggccactaccgagcaggtccagaccacgggccctgccagtccggccactaccgagcaggtccagacaacgggcccggccagtccggccacaaccgagcaggtccagacgacgggcccagccagtccggccacaaccgagcaggtacaGACCACGGGCTTaaccagtccggccactaccgagcaggtccagaccacgggcccggccagtccggccacaaccgagcaggtccagaccacgggcccagccagtccggccactaccgagcaggtccagaccacgggcccagccagtccggccactaccgagcaggtccagaccacgggcccagccagtccggccactaccgagcaggtccagaccacgggcccagccagtccggccactaccgagcaggtccagaccacgggccccgccagtccggccactaccgagcaggtccagaccacgggcccggccagtccggccacaaccgagcaggtccagaccacgggctcagccagtccggccacaaccgagcaggtccagaccacgggcccggccagtccggccacaaccgagcaagtccagaccacgggcccccccagtccggccacaaccgagcaggtccacaccacgggcccggccagcccggccacTACCgtgcaggtccagaccacgggcccggccagcccggccacaaccgagcaggtccagaccacggggccggccagtccggccacaaccgagcaggtccagaccacgggcccggccagtccggcaacaaccgagcaggtccagacgacgggcccggccagtccggccacaaccgagcagatccagaccacgggcccccccagtccggccactaccgagcaggtccagaccacgggcccggccagccctgcagcaaccgagcaggtccagaccacgggcccggccagtccggccacaaccgagcaggtccagatcacgggcccggccagtccggccactaccgagcaggtccagaccacgggcccggccagtccggcaacaaccgagcaggtccagaccacgggcccggccagtccggccacaaccgagcaggtccacaccacgggcccggccagcccggccactaccgagcaggtccagaccacgggcccggccagcccggccactaccgagcaggtccagaccacgggcccggccagcccggccacaaccgagcaggtccagaccacgggcccggccagtccggccacaacagagcaggtccagacaacgggccgggccagtccggccacaaccgagcaggtccagaccacgggcccaccggccactaccgagcaggtccagaccacaggcccccccagtccggccacaaccgagcaggtccacaccacgggcccggccagcccggccacaaccgagcaggtccagaccacgggcccggccagtccggccacaaccgagcaggtccagaccacgggcccggccagtccggccactaccgagcaggtccggaccacgggcccggccagtccggccacaaccgagcaggtccagaccacgggcccggcgagtccggccactaccgagcaggtccagaccacaggcccagccagtccggccacaaccgagcaggtccagaccacgggcccccccagtccggccacaaccgagcaggtccagacaacgggcccggccagtccggccacaaccgaacaggtccagaccacgggcccggccagtccggccacacccgagcaggtccagaccacgggcccagccagtcccgccactaccgagcaggtccagaccacgggcccagccagtccggccactaccaagcaggtccagaccacgggcccggccagtccggccactaccgagcaggtccacaccacgggcccggccagtccggccactactgagcaggTCCAAACCACGGGCCCAGCtggtccggccactaccgagcaggtccagaccacaggcccagccagtccggccacaaccgagcaggtccagaccacaagcccggccagtccggccacaaccgagcaggtccagaccacgggcccccccagtccggccacaacagagcaggtccagaccacgggctcagccagtccggccacaaccgagcaggtccagaccacgggcccggccaatccggccacaaccgagcaggtccagaccacgggcccggccagcccggcAACAACCGGAcaagtccagaccacgggcccggccagtccggccacacccgagcaggtccagaccacgggcccggccagtccggccacaaccgagcaggtccagacaacgggcccggccagtccggccacaaccgagcaggtacaaaccacgggcccggccagtcctgCCACAACTGAGCagatccagaccacgggcccagcaagtccggccactactgaccaggtccagaccacgggcccttccagtccggccactaccgagcaggtccagaccacgggcccggccagtccggccactaccgagcaggtccagaccacgggcccggccagtccggccacaaccgagcaggtccagaccacgggcccggccagtccggccacttccgagcaggtccagaccacgggcccagccagtccggccactaccgagcaggtccagaccacgggcccagccagtccggccactactgaccaggtccagaccacgggcccttccagtccggccactaccgagaaggtccagaccacgggcccggccagtccggccactaccgagcaggtccagaccacgggcccggccagtccggccacgaccgagcaggtccagaccacgggcccggccagtccggccactaccgagcaggtccagaccacgggcccggccagtccggccacaaccgagcaggtccagaccacgggcccccccagtccggccacaaccgagcaagtccagaccacgggtccagccagtccggccactaccgagcatatccagaccacgggcccagccagtccggccactaccgagcaggtccagaccacgggccctgcCAGTCcagccactaccgagcaggtccagaccacgggcccggccagtctggccacaaccgagcaggtccagaccacgggcccggccagtccggccacaaccgagcaggtccagaccacgggcccggccagtccggccacaaccgagcaggtccagaccacgggcccggccagtccggccacaaccgagcaggtccagaccacgggcctaccggccactaccgagcaggtccagaccacgggcccccccagtccggccacaaccgagcaggtccacaccacgggcccggccagcccggccactaccgagcaggtccagaccacgggcccggccagcccggccacaaccgagcaggtccagaccaccgGCCCGGCcggtccggccactaccgagcaggtccagaccacgggcccagccggcccggccactaccgagcaggtccagaccacgggcccagccggcccggccacaaccgagcaggtccagaccacgggcccagccagtccggccactaccgagcagaccacgggccccgccagtccggccactaccgagcaggtccagaccacgggccccgccagtccggccactaccgagcaggtccagaccacgggccccgccagtccggccactaccgagcaggtccagaccacgggcccagcaagcgcggccactaccgagcaggtccagaccacgggcccagccagcgcggccactaccgagcaggtccataCCACTGGCCCAGCCAGcgcggccactaccgagcaggtccataCCACTGGCCCAGCCAGCGCGGCAACACCAGAGCCTTCAGCAACCAGTCCAGGATCACCATCACCAACACCTTTTGAGCCTTCATCAGATCCCACAACATTGACTCCAACAACATCAGAGGTCCTTCAATGCCAAAACGGAGGAATATTTGATGGAAGCAAATGCCTTTGTACCAGTGGGTTCAATGGAAAGCTTTGCCAGTTCTTGGAGGAAAGTGTGGAGATCGGTATGTGCTAACCCGTCAACAACATGCTTGCCGTCTGCTACTATGGTTTGCCCTAATTGCGTTTTGTGTACCGTAGAAAACATTGAGCAGTTGGTGAAAATCCAAGTGGTAATCGACGAGGAATATAATCCCAATTACGACAATTTGAGCTCGACGGAGTCCCTAGTCTTTGTTAAAGACTTTGAGAAAAAGGTgaacatgtttgtttgtttgtttttttgcttgacATGATGATGAGATGTGCTTTGGAGTCACAATTTGACTACTTGTTCAGTTTGTAATGTTCCACAACGACTGAGTTTTGCTTGTCTGAGATCATGTTGAGAAAACATTTGAGCCAAGAGCAAAGTTTcaacacaaagtgaagctgcagcAGTCAGCGCTTTAGCCAGTGAATTCTAAAGAAACAATTTTGCTTCAATAGTTCCATCATTTGTGATGACTGTTAACTCCACTGTTACTCTTTCAGATGGGAGACTTTTACAGAAGCTCTAATCTATTAAACTTTGAGAGAGTAGTGGTAACCAAAGTGAGGTAATTGTGGTCCACGCAAATTGTATTCTTGTCCTGTGGCCAGGCCAATGTCTAAATCtttgtgatttgtttttctcagcCCGGCGGCTTTGCCAGGTTTGCTGAGACGTTCGTCCTCTGGTGTTGACCAGGTAAAACCAATCAACCGACTTACACTTTGGATATCACGTCGACTTTTGTAGATAAGAACAATACTCCATCTTATTATCTTTATTGCAGCGCAGACTAGCTGTTGATGCCATGACCGCCGGCAGAGTCACACAAAGACCACAAGGGTAATTGGACAACGGAAAAACACgtcacacacaacaaaaacaacttagTTGCCATTTTCCACTTCCTGCATGGTCATACGGACTCTAACAACAATACTACCAACGCTAAACATGACAAACAATCTCTTCCCACTAGATGTCATGCATTATACATTCCGCATTGTCGGTAAAGAAAGCCTTCCTCAAATTCAAGACTGTTGTCCAATCGTGTTGAAATGTTTTCTGCCTTGCGTTGCGTTTCAGCATCAACGTCAGCCACGATGTGGTTTTGTTTATTCCAAACAACGGCGACTTTGAGAGCCAATACGAGACGCAAGTGAATGCTGTCAATGGGACTTTGGCAAATCTTGTTACGTGCACAACAGGTGGGCTGCAACACTGTGTACGAGGTACAGTCAGAGTATTTGAGTTGGAGACCCCTGGGACTTGTGCTGGTTGTTGAAGATGATTTAACTCACAAAGCTTCTTCACCACACCTAGCAACCACAACAAACTTCAGGGAACCAAGTCCTAGGCGACACACCCACCACAGATATCGGTAGAGGAACTCCAAAACGATTTTAGACTTTCACTCATAAAGGCCTTTTGGGTACAAAGTGAAACAAATCAACCAGTTGGGTCACTTGGTAACGTTTGCAGTTTACCGACAAGAACTATTATTTCTTATTCGTCCTGCACTCGCTATTCAAATGATTCTGAAGATGGTTCGGGTCTCTCGAACCCGAACGTGTCTCCACATAAGTTCTGTTGTGAATTTATACTGGAGGAATGAAGCGGACAAATCTTGGACAAATGACGCACTGAGTCATATAAACACTTCCATTTTCAGATTGTCCCTTCAACGTGACAACGCAACCGACTGTAGTTGGGACTCAAGTGGATCCGGAAAGTAAGTATATTTCAGTCAATGGCGAGCGAGTGTGATGCAATGATCGACTCTTCCCTCGTCATCTCCTTGCAGCCTTTTGTATGTCATACGTGAAGGATCCGGACCTGGCCCGGCACTACAGGGCGGTGAACCACAACAATTCCCTGGTGTGCGTCACTCGATGCCACGCCAACTATGACCTCGACAAGCTCACCTGCTACAACGGTGGCGCGTGCAGGGTTTTCAGGGATGTCGGCGCCGTTTGCGAGTCAGTCCTGTTGGAGCCTTTCGTTTGCCTTCATTGTCGACGCTTGCATAATACTGTTACTCTAATCTCAGTTGCATGTTTTCAGATGTAAGGCTTTGGACGCCACGTGGTACTTAGGCTCTGACTGTGGGCTGCCTATCAAACGTGTGGCCTTCTACGCCGGTTTGGTGGTCACCCTGGCTTTCCTCGTGGCCACCGTGTCAGGCTTGATCGCATACGTGGTCATCAACAGAAAAGAGCAAATGAGGTAAGGTGGGCCAAAACTACTACACTGGTAATATTTGTGTGTCAATCATCAGCAACTTTCACACAATTTATTCACAAATTGCACTCTAGTTTCCGCACGTTATTCTGGACTtcaaattgactaaaaattgtGTTAATTACCACCTTCCAGGAAAAAAGACGTGAAAAAGAAGCTGGTGAACAAATGGCTGAACGACGAATTTGAGTGGTCCCGATCTGATAAACCTTCGACAGGCACGTTAAATGCCGGTAAGAAAGTCATTTCCATTTTAACCTTAGCATAGCATTTCATCTCAATGACTCTTTCAGAAAAATTCCAAAGGTTTGCcttgtgccgaagcagttttgaaggcttcattgccttgtTAGCTAGCCTGTAGCGATAaacccatattttaagtaggactccagaaatgttcttttaaacacAGCTTTCCTTTACTTAGAAGTCGTAATCTATGTCTCTTGCTAATTTTTGCTAGCTTCACGGTCTCGACCGGGGTGACGTCacgggctcgactggggggggggggggggggggctacatgtcacgtgaccgggacgagcgtcttgacctgaattaattgatcgtcaattaaaaaaatcccgtttttttttctttctgtgcggcttggcggcccggtaccaagtgacacacggaccggtccgcggcccggtggttggggaccactactCTTACTGATGCTGCGTGTCTTCCAGTTGGCACGTTGTGTCACATTGCGGTTCTAGACTGAAAgcgaaataaaaataacatgagCTTGCATTTTTTCAGGACACCTGAACCCGTCGTTCCATTACGACGCGCCACTGCGGTCGCCGCATACTCGCCAGCACACCGACTACAGACAGTCGGGCCGGTCCAGCCCGGCCGTGAGCATGTACAGGCTGGACGGAGCGGCCCGCGGGTATGACGCCTCGATTCAGCACAACGGATTCCCCCCCTCCGATCAGGTGGTCAGTCAGAGGAATTTTCCGTCCGTTTGTCTGCATGTCCGTGACTGCTTGTGAGACGTTGCTGCGTTCTGCGCTCGTCTAGCAGATGAGGATCCACAGGCCGCAGATCAGGTCGTCGTGGGACATCTGACCGCCACCGGCGTCCTTTCAATAACAAGCACCTTAACGAGCCATCGGGAGCAACAATGCTTTTCATCTTCGGGAGTTAATTTATTGAATCGCTTTTCTTATAATGTCGTGagaaattaccgtaattttcggactataagttgcggtttttttcatagtttgggtggggggggggggcgacttatactcaggagcgacttatatacatattaggggtgtaaatcgcgggttttgtcacgatacgatatatcgatacaaagaacctcgatatgatatttgccgatatcttaaagcctgctgtgattcatatccgatacatcgcgatatagtgctctacgatcgatattatattttttttaaataaaaaatatagaacaatatcctgatttataacaattcatacggaaaatcaacaaggtactgcaaactctttatttaggaaattacaagagtattgtagtatacaaagcagggctgtggactcggatcggactcggggactcggactcggtcggactcggtcatttttgccggactcagactcagtgctgattttgaccgagtccaccgagtccgacaataaaaaaaagaggcaagacgcagccagagagtgtcaggttacagtcagcgcggtaggagttggaagaagcagtaaaaacttcaccaaactcgtcgtaatgacccgtgatatatgttatatccttactattttccaggttcttagatagcaaaaATAGGTcagacaacgacgtgaatgataactgctttattccttactcacagtgcgttcacagggcgtaccacaacaacagaaTGCCCCTCCCACTTCCGagttttttctactacggaatttgagttagtccaaaatacacaacatctcttcccctcttacaatgaacgtgctatatgcatgaacaacatagtcttatgcacctataacttgacatcttcaagatctatcaatgactaccattaaacaattatcatatatggtccagacaattatgacaataatattcccatgaaaccttaactttgggtgagggtggactacctcgaattataccgaattatagcaaaaaaacgatgtcgtacggcgtcagcactatgttgttttcaataaaaacatgaagaactcacgtttgcgtcagtcaattttaatttttataaaggattattctcatttgatgtgtttaaattcatccgcgttctgccattgaagcggggtgcattcaaagaccagtcgtacagacggaaacgttttgtgatcaaatctttcataacgagaatgatttgagtgaattgatttgaatgaataattgagaagaaatttcagttctgaaggctccttttgtcccaagcaaagtgacagatggtggggagggggaataaaaattgtaaaatcaattcactcaaatcattctcgttatgaaagatttgatcacaaaacgtgtgtggctttttctgaaatgaacacgtttgacattgctatcgtgtcagcttttaattatattgcgctgtcatgttaaagcaaattaataaatgcaacaatattaatttgctttgaaaatacgagtaataaaataaaatggatggatggatgaatgatgatcacaattaagtataaagtctcctttgtaatatatactccttgtagcctgtagccaaaaagaggagtttctttgcatcgaggtttatgcaaagagctcacgtaattatattgttgcgttttggtgaagtgaatgagtgttccgtctgtacgactggtctttgaatgcaccccgcttcaatggcagaacgcggatggcatcaaatgagaataatcctttataaaaattaaaattgactgacgcaaacgggagttcttcatgtttttattgaaaacaacatagtgctgacgccgtacgacatgggtttttcgctttccaaataaggggtcgtcactaattatttgtgtatagataaatgtctgagctataatggtgtaattaatgattaaaacttgaaagtatctgtttattgtatttgtttatatgtttaataaagacaaagccatcacaaaactgttgtaattatttagactTTAAATAAGACTAAgtagtcacatgaattaacagaaaaaatggacagccggactcggactcatggtcaagaggccggactcggactcggagcaaaaatccaaccgagtccacagccctgctagccatagcaccagccctggagccgcgtactaattgtcgactcccctttcacgtgcctgctctgctcacaacacaacacgccgctcactgctcccggaaagaggaagcaagcaacaatgaactggatttcaaaatagttGCGTCTAAtttccgaggtcaaacacggcgatataaatcgatgtttacgtttagcatcgatgccaataaatcggagagcattatatcgattaatcgatgtgtatcgatgaatcgttacacccctaatatatatatgttttttttcacttttttgggcattttatggctggtgcgacttatactccggtgcgacttatagtccgaaaattatggtaatgATTGTCTTTAAATTCTATTGTATTTACACATCACGTGTTATTTTGTTTAAATTAACCAACCGTTCGTATGCACCAATCAATGTTTGGCATTCTTTGCTGCATTAAACACGACTGCAATTATGAATTAGTCTCCACAATTGGCCCACGTACCAATTGGAGCGTCCATCATCACACGATGGTGACAATATTGTTGTTGGCGTCTAGCAAACGGCCAGTCGACTGACTTGATGAGTCATCCGTCAAATGAATTGATGCTTctcttcggggggggggggggcttgctaatgggacgtcaaacgcttcgcttgatttcatttgtgtggcgggctccatctagagTTGAAACTGACaagtgagctcaagcttcttgtgcgggccatattcaattatgttttcagaatttgctgcgggccaataaaaactgcaccGCGGGCTGCAGTTGGCCCGCAGTTTGGACACCgctgtattaaactatcacattcattgtcagtcaagaagagaagaggactattcgcatcggatccatagtgcgcatgcgcagtgatactgcctccatatgacgtccagtccgcgatggagattaaaaaccaaacaatatttgacaataacacaggtttctgttcctgtctttggtaatgtcaccctgtctttttgttccacgtctttgtcggtcagtcctgttgttggttttgttagagttatgttagtttaccaagtctgtgttttgagttcctccaatgaaccctggtccaagctgcacttggtcgccctgctcctttccacactccatccgtgacaagattttcttcaaaaattgttgtaacatgatttaattttaaaaaaaaataataataaaaaaaataataataataataaaaattttaaaaaattgtacccatgtataatgcgcaccccggattttaggacgataaattagttaaattttgcgcattatacatggaaaaaaacggtaatctcaaagcatcccctgatcttaagctcccaaacaAAACTCACTCATTTAACAACAAAAAGTCCAATATGACTGGAACCAATCTGACTTCCTTATTGGACAGGGCCTCAACCAACATGTTCCGCTTGAGAAATCCGATCAGTACATTACAGCAGGCATAACGTTGGCAATGACGCATCGGAAAGCAAAGGctagcttttgtttgtttttttatcacttGTCATAAAATGCCGCCAGAGTCTCCAGGTGTAAGAGGGCAGAGTGCAACGGCGTGGCGATACGGCACATATGTTTGGCTTTATCTTCTTATCGGTGACAGAGGTTTTTCCACACTTTGAGTGTGGGTGGAGAGGGTTGTGAGACATCTTGCCAAAGTCCACGCAGCTCACATTGTGCCATTCATCAGCGTCGACCGTGATGTGAAGTAACGCTCATGGCGTCGCTCTCTATCGTGATTGTAGCTGCGCTACTTGTGGGCCTGTCTTCTGCCAATGGTAAGCTTGAGGTCATACTTGTTCTCTGTTAATTTCTAGTTGGCCGTCCGACGTAATCAAGTAAAAGGTTGTTGAGGGCTGTATTACATCTCGTCCTGTGCATTTTCATAATAACAGTAAAGAGAACTTGAAACAGCTCTTTTTGTTTGGGGGCGGTATACGATTAGCAAtcaattatatatattaatatgaaCGTTCAAACCAATATTCTGCCGTTATACCCAATCCTCTTGAACGCTATGACATTCCATACAAATCCAACAACAGAAattgtctccatcaaatgtgtcaaactcaaggcccggggtctGGATACAGCCCGCCATATCATgtcatgtggcccgcaaagacagatATTTGCATAGACTTTGCATCATTACTAAAATGaccaattgttttcactttaaaaaaaatagccatTATTACCATTTGTcttattaaaatatttgaacagtttttacgagtctctgatttcaaaacttgatcaatttgttttgtagcctacaccgtatatagaagacgttgacaacCATAACGGCCCTCAGAGGGAAACTATGattacgatgcggcccgcgacaaaaaaaagagtttgacacccctggtctacataCATCGGttaaaaatggacaaaaacacACTAAGATTGTCTTTTGGAAAATTATGTACTGCTCTTGTGTATgtttaaaaatttagaaaggAGATTCTTGCTCATTGCCAATAAAGCGTCATACTAAGAAGCTTTACATTTGTAAAGCTTCCCCCATAAAGTGACACTGCTGCATTTCCTGGTATACTGTAATACGAAGATACTGGAAGAAACAGGAAGCCTCT is a window of Syngnathus typhle isolate RoL2023-S1 ecotype Sweden linkage group LG1, RoL_Styp_1.0, whole genome shotgun sequence DNA encoding:
- the LOC133155376 gene encoding uncharacterized protein LOC133155376, with the protein product MTAGRVTQRPQGINVSHDVVLFIPNNGDFESQYETQVNAVNGTLANLVTCTTDCPFNVTTQPTVVGTQVDPETFCMSYVKDPDLARHYRAVNHNNSLVCVTRCHANYDLDKLTCYNGGACRVFRDVGAVCECKALDATWYLGSDCGLPIKRVAFYAGLVVTLAFLVATVSGLIAYVVINRKEQMRKKDVKKKLVNKWLNDEFEWSRSDKPSTGTLNAVGTLCHIAVLD